One genomic region from Strix uralensis isolate ZFMK-TIS-50842 chromosome 5, bStrUra1, whole genome shotgun sequence encodes:
- the SLC16A8 gene encoding monocarboxylate transporter 3, whose product MGRPDPEEGQLPAPVKPPDGGWGWIVLLGCFVITGFSYAFPKAVSVYFKELMKDFHVGYSDTAWISSIMLAMLYGTGPVCSIMVNQFGCRPVMLIGGLLASSGMILASFTTNIIELYLTAGVLTGLGMALNFQPSLIMLGTYFDKRRPLANGLAAAGSPVFLSSLSPLGQVLLEKFGWRGGFLIMGGLLLNCCTCGAVMRPLDMGMKRKMEKAQDKYEAKEMLPVGGKSEERISTTDGTKKAKKTKKKPKKGKKLLDFSIFSNRGFIIYTISKFILVLGLFVPPILLVNYAKDTGVPDTEAAFLLSIIGFIDIFARPACGMVAGLKWVRPHVAYLFSFAMLFNGLTDICSARASNYTGLVIFCVFFGISYGMVGALQFEVLMAIVGSQKFSSAIGLVLLIEAFAVLIGPPSAGRLVDALKNYEVIFYLAGSEVVLSALFLATATYCCLNRGEKKEPPLEKNPSAGGGSDTEEAESDVQEAEEHSSDNHQLAHSTDNTMVVASEEANHVAEEQSGEGAGCPEGDGEVLARDGCNADQMVERDRF is encoded by the exons AGGAGCTCATGAAAGATTTCCATGTCGGCTATAGTGACACAGCCTGGATCTCCTCCATCATGCTGGCCATGCTCTACGGGACAG gACCAGTATGCAGCATCATGGTGAACCAGTTTGGCTGCCGGCCCGTGATGCTTATCGGTGGGCTGCTAGCTTCCTCTGGGATGATCCTGGCATCTTTTACCACCAATATCATTGAGCTTTATCTGACAGCTGGCGTGCTGACGG GTCTGGGTATGGCGTTGAACTTCCAGCCCTCACTGATCATGCTGGGCACCTACTTTGACAAGCGTCGGCCTCTTGCCAATGgactggctgctgctgggagccctgtcttcctttcttccctctctccactGGGGCAAGTGCTGCTGGAGAAGTTTGGCTGGCGAGGAGGATTCCTTATCATGGGGGGCCTTCTGCTTAACTGCTGCACTTGTGGGGCAGTCATGAGACCCCTGGATATGGGCATGAAGCGGAAGATGGAGAAAGCTCAGGACAAATACGAAGCCAAGGAGATGCTGCCTGTAGGAGGGAAATCAGAGGAGAGAATCAGCACCACTGATGGAACCAAGAAAgccaagaaaaccaaaaagaagcccaagaaaggaaagaagcttCTGGATTTTAGTATCTTTTCCAACCGCGGGTTTATTATTTACACTATTTCAAAGTTCATCCTGGTCCTAGGTCTCTTCGTGCCCCCCATATTGCTGGTCAACTACGCCAAGGACACCGGTGTACCAGACACAGAGGCTGCTTTCCTGCTCTCCATCATTGGTTTCATAGACATCTTTGCCCGCCCAGCCTGCGGCATGGTGGCAGGATTGAAGTGGGTCCGTCCTCATGTGGCATACCTGTTCAGCTTTGCTATGCTCTTCAATGGCTTGACAGACATCTGCAGTGCCAGGGCTAGCAATTACACGGGGCTGGTcatcttctgtgtcttttttgGCATCTCTTACGGCATGGTGGGGGCACTGCAGTTTGAGGTGCTGATGGCAATTGTTGGTTCCCAGAAGTTCTCCAGCGCCATCGGGCTGGTCCTACTTATCGAGGCTTTCGCTGTGCTCATCGGTCCACCCTCTGCAG GCCGCTTGGTTGATGCTCTCAAGAACTACGAGGTGATCTTCTACCTGGCGGGCTCAGAGGTGGtgctctctgctctcttcctggCCACGGCCACCTACTGCTGCCTGAACCGAGGGGAGAAGAAGGAGCCTCCCCTGGAGAAGAACCCCTCTGCGGGTGGTGGGAGCGACACTGAGGAAGCAGAGTCCGACGTGCAGGAAGCCGAGGAGCACAGCAGCGACAACCATCAGCTGGCCCACAGCACTGACAACACCATGGTGGTGGCCAGCGAGGAGGCCAACCACGTAGCAGAGGAGCAGAGCGGGGAGGGAGCTGGGTGTCCCGAGGGGGACGGGGAGGTGTTGGCACGAGACGGCTGCAACGCTGACCAGATGGTGGAGAGGGACAGGTTTTAG
- the PICK1 gene encoding PRKCA-binding protein — MFADLDYDIEEDKLGIPTVPGTVTLKKDSQNLIGISIGGGAQYCPCLYIVQVFDNTPAALDGTVAAGDEITGVNGKSVKGKTKVEVAKMIQMVKGEVTIHYNKLQADPKQGKSLDIVLKKVKHRLVENMSSGTADALGLSRAILCNDGLVKRLEELERTAELYKGLTEHTKSLLRAFFELSQTHRAFGDVFSVIGVREPQPAASEAFVKFADAHRNIEKFGIHLLKTIKPMLTDLNTYLNKAIPDTRLTIKKYLDVKFEYLSYCLKVKEMDDEEYSCIALGEPLYRVSTGNYEYRLILRCRQEARTRFAKMRKDVLEKIELLDQKHVQDIVFQLQRFVSTMSKYYDDCYAVLRDADVFPIEVDLARTTLNYGQKDTYTDGAEEEGGSERDSSGKEDANGEKLIDDA, encoded by the exons ATGTTTGCAGATTTGGACTATGATATTGAGGAAGATAAGCT GGGGATCCCCACTGTACCTGGGACAGTGACCCTGAAGAAGGACTCTCAGAACCTGATTGGGATCAGCATTGGGGGAGGAGCACAGTACTGCCCCTGTCTCTACATTGTCCAG GTATTTGATAACACTCCAGCAGCCTTAGACGGCACTGTAGCAGCTGGTGATGAAATCACAGGAGTGAATGGAAAGTCCGTCAAAGGGAAGACCAAGGTGGAGGTGGCCAAGATGATACAGATGGTAAAG GGAGAAGTGACGATACACTACAACAAGCTTCAGGCCGACCCAAAGCAGGGCAAGTCTTTGGATATTG TATTGAAGAAGGTAAAGCATCGACTGGTAGAGAACATGAGCTCAGGGACAGCAGATGCCCTGGGGTTAAGCCGAGCCATACTTTGCAATG ATGGACTGGTGAAGAGATTGGAGGAGCTAGAGAGGACTGCGGAGTTATACAAAG GCTTGACAGAGCACACCAAGAGTCTTCTCAGAGCTTTCTTTGAGCTATCCCAGACACACAGAG CATTTGGAGATGTTTTCTCTGTCATTGGTGTACGGGAGCCTCAACCAGCTGCCAGTGAAGCCTTTGTGAAATTTGCTGATGCCCATCGCAACATTGAGAAGTTTGGGATTCACCTTCTGAAAACAATTAAGCCG ATGCTTACTGACTTGAATACGTATCTGAATAAAGCCATTCCTGACACAAGGCTGACTATCAAAAAGTACCTGGATGTCAAGTTTGAATATTTG TCTTACTGCCTGAAAGTCAAAGAGATGGATGATGAAGAGTACAGCTGCATT gctctgggggaacccCTCTACCGGGTCAGCACTGGGAACTATGAATACCGCCTTATCCTACGTTGCCGGCAGGAGGCTCGCACACGCTTTGCCAAGATGAGGAAGGATGTGCTAGAGAAAATAGAGCTCCTGGACCAGAAACACG TGCAAGACATCGTGTTCCAGCTCCAGCGTTTTGTCTCCACAATGTCTAAGTACTACGACGACTGCTATGCCGTGCTCCGAGATGCGGATGTCTTTCCCATTGAGGTGGACCTTGCCCGCACTACTCTCAACTATGGGCAGAAGGACACGTACACGGATGGggcagaagaagaaggaggaagcgaGAGAGACAGTAGCGGGAAGGAAGACGCGAATGGTGAAAAGCTCATTGATGATGCCTGA